One genomic window of Campylobacter fetus subsp. fetus includes the following:
- a CDS encoding acetate kinase: MKILVINSGSSSIKFKLYDMSDESVICKGLIEQIGAKNSYAKIVTKTGEIAEKREEIPDHGTGIDVMNELLFNSHALTSLDEIDGVGHRVVQGADLFNDAVLVDDDVLQKIEELIPLAPLHNPAHLAGMKETLKVRPDIPNVAVFDTVFHQTMPKSSYMYPLPIEFYEKYKIRRYGAHGTSHQFVAKAGAKILGVDFDHFSCITLHLGNGASIAAIKNGKCIDTSMGLTPLEGLMMGTRCGSIDPAIVPFLMKNANLSGEEIDTIMNKKSGLLAIGGSNDMREIEARMDAGDENAKLAFEMFVLRIKKYIGAYISILGEINAIIFTAGIGENDARIREAVCSGLEIFGIRMDKDKNAAKKDEPRRVGLPETKVRIIIVPTDEELAIAEDTLRIINQSKK; this comes from the coding sequence ATGAAAATTTTGGTTATAAACTCAGGTAGCAGCTCGATTAAATTTAAACTTTACGATATGAGCGATGAAAGCGTTATATGCAAAGGTTTAATAGAACAAATAGGCGCAAAAAACTCATATGCAAAAATAGTCACGAAAACCGGTGAAATAGCTGAAAAAAGAGAAGAAATTCCTGATCACGGTACAGGAATAGACGTGATGAATGAGCTTTTATTTAACAGTCACGCATTAACAAGCCTTGATGAGATAGACGGCGTAGGTCACAGGGTAGTTCAAGGCGCAGATCTTTTCAACGACGCTGTACTTGTAGATGATGATGTTTTGCAAAAAATAGAAGAACTTATACCGCTTGCTCCGCTTCATAATCCAGCTCACTTAGCAGGCATGAAAGAGACTTTGAAAGTTAGACCAGATATTCCAAATGTAGCTGTTTTTGATACCGTTTTTCATCAAACAATGCCAAAAAGCTCATATATGTACCCTCTTCCAATTGAATTTTATGAAAAATATAAAATAAGAAGATACGGTGCTCACGGTACATCGCATCAGTTTGTAGCAAAAGCCGGCGCAAAAATTCTAGGTGTTGATTTTGACCATTTTAGCTGTATCACGCTACACCTTGGAAACGGTGCTAGTATAGCAGCTATAAAAAATGGAAAATGTATCGATACAAGTATGGGTTTAACTCCTCTTGAAGGTCTTATGATGGGAACAAGATGCGGAAGCATAGATCCTGCCATTGTACCTTTTTTGATGAAAAATGCAAACTTAAGCGGCGAGGAAATTGATACCATAATGAATAAGAAAAGCGGTCTTTTAGCAATAGGCGGCTCAAACGATATGCGTGAAATAGAAGCTAGAATGGATGCCGGAGATGAAAATGCAAAACTTGCTTTTGAGATGTTTGTGCTGCGCATAAAAAAATATATCGGTGCTTATATATCAATACTGGGTGAAATAAATGCTATCATATTTACCGCTGGTATAGGTGAAAATGATGCTAGAATCAGGGAAGCCGTTTGTAGCGGACTTGAAATATTTGGTATAAGAATGGATAAAGATAAAAATGCCGCTAAAAAAGATGAGCCACGCCGCGTAGGTCTTCCTGAAACAAAAGTTCGCATCATCATAGTTCCTACGGATGAAGAACTAGCTATAGCAGAAGATACTCTGCGTATAATAAATCAATCAAAAAAATAA
- the pta gene encoding phosphate acetyltransferase has protein sequence MLKAIYILESDYQNDKFRQNLLKELSEISNKNTIFFPISDINEKNCNTFLTKSEAKEILKNGKKNQLIKSIISKFDSIDANFIVIVGSSIESLDADIAKNLNAPFYLSPESEFKKDILGFTYINDINEIKTANSSCITPLKFEKMLFDRAKSNLKTVVLPESNDDRVLKAAQILLENEAVNIILLGEKINIEERAEFLNLNLEKAVIINTKDNAYKDDFTNTLYELRKSKGMELEKAKSLMEDRTYFGTMLVYKGVADAMVSGASTTTAQTIRPALQFIKMKPGISNVSGSFIVCLDTKTQIYADCAITPNPTTDQLANIAISTAKTAKNFGLDPKVAMLSYSTGDSGCGEDVDFIIEATKKAKELDPNLKIEGPIQFDAAVDKAVAAKKLPNSAVAGNANTFIFPNLNCGNICYKAVQRTANAIAIGPILQGLNKPVNDLSRGCLVEDIVNTVLISAIQSQGE, from the coding sequence GTGTTAAAAGCTATCTATATTCTTGAATCGGACTACCAAAACGATAAATTTAGGCAAAATTTACTGAAAGAACTTAGTGAAATTAGTAACAAAAATACTATATTTTTTCCCATTAGCGATATAAATGAGAAAAATTGTAACACTTTTCTAACAAAAAGTGAAGCTAAAGAAATTTTAAAAAATGGTAAAAAAAATCAATTAATAAAATCAATTATCTCTAAATTTGATAGTATAGATGCGAATTTTATAGTTATAGTAGGAAGTTCGATAGAAAGTCTTGACGCCGATATAGCTAAAAATCTTAACGCTCCTTTTTATCTCAGCCCAGAAAGTGAGTTTAAAAAAGATATTTTAGGATTTACTTACATTAATGATATAAACGAGATAAAAACCGCAAACAGTAGCTGTATAACGCCGCTTAAATTTGAAAAAATGCTTTTTGATAGAGCTAAATCAAATTTGAAAACAGTAGTTTTACCAGAAAGCAATGATGATAGAGTATTAAAAGCTGCTCAAATTTTGCTTGAAAATGAAGCTGTGAATATAATACTTTTAGGAGAAAAAATAAATATAGAAGAAAGAGCGGAATTTCTAAATCTAAATTTAGAAAAAGCAGTTATTATAAACACAAAAGATAACGCCTACAAAGATGATTTTACAAATACCTTATATGAACTTAGAAAATCAAAAGGGATGGAGCTAGAAAAAGCAAAATCATTGATGGAGGATAGAACGTATTTTGGAACGATGCTAGTTTATAAAGGCGTAGCAGATGCTATGGTAAGCGGAGCTAGCACGACTACTGCACAGACCATTCGCCCTGCTCTTCAATTTATCAAAATGAAACCGGGAATTAGCAATGTAAGTGGAAGTTTTATCGTCTGTTTAGATACTAAAACTCAAATTTACGCAGATTGCGCTATCACGCCAAATCCCACAACAGACCAACTAGCAAATATAGCTATAAGCACTGCAAAAACAGCTAAAAATTTTGGACTTGATCCTAAAGTAGCAATGCTAAGTTACTCCACTGGCGACAGTGGATGTGGTGAAGATGTAGATTTTATAATAGAAGCAACAAAAAAAGCAAAAGAACTTGATCCTAACTTAAAAATAGAAGGTCCAATTCAGTTTGACGCTGCGGTAGATAAAGCAGTCGCCGCTAAAAAATTACCAAACTCAGCAGTAGCTGGAAACGCAAATACATTTATATTTCCAAATTTAAACTGCGGAAATATCTGCTATAAAGCAGTACAAAGAACCGCAAATGCTATAGCTATAGGTCCAATTTTGCAAGGACTAAATAAACCAGTAAATGATCTAAGTCGTGGATGTTTGGTTGAAGATATAGTAAATACGGTCTTAATAAGCGCAATACAATCTCAAGGAGAATAA